In Plasmodium vinckei vinckei genome assembly, chromosome: PVVCY_13, a single genomic region encodes these proteins:
- a CDS encoding rab GTPase activator, putative — protein MKKIYRGSKTDEIFQAQKNKYRHLINKNHINNNIYLNLEVYRKWRNLIIDKDENDHWDDHSLNTILNADSKSMDKEIKHLLRRGVSDSLKHLIWIRSNDVNYFVINFPQFYETTIYNTFGDKVPSNLSNDCPTFCGGILGLQEDIMCVQTKIEELEIDHNDDYNNFNINDSTSNILKLLFNNPNDMEKKKDKYLLPEHNFWKEPKTLSTPNFGITTNKPHKKKFRYIENVKNKILKNKRIDNYLRVASDSVLPYSRNFILKNLSSKFSKHKHDKNNNGDIMNNVNLNVYDNCSIKCNYDLSNRDQRQYSNDICNMMVSELDKHDSSGKINITNKSSNNDKTIECEKNNLLKNCSKTERDILIKDDIIIFHNNETDQNSNKLDGTSNNSFTNSRGESPSISHNHSDSNIHEVYCLKHKTPDHHQSSYQLPTRENMDNEKETIESNKYLHIQTYMTEQYIISKKQAEKMNTAKLYLRTKRKKKKDNENNLSKNNKTPNKGMNRHNNSDCSVSSTSSENFLNKKSIENIYGKKKRSSYNRTKQFLEKTFNVTQYNKKSERKLSDHISSLLKKSLNTDYSKYPKLHFIGKKNISDPLLTDERESNINDSKCEKCVQKNMQKKLKRSKAFKNSSNSNSNSKNLGKDKFKEEYIHINSSIGPDFQNNKNMWAGKDCDCNSMVELSAFNSKEEYKNCDHICKSLESRERYDLKQSDQNDKIPTNRRSIFSKLKYMFYKRRSTFENDDDDYVKYEQDEEEGIVSRYGNIPIENYNPEIYFPFEKSSKIESNTVITTSTANDNLKNYDSVDKTYSFFGEFKHYEEIDIEKSLLPTEIGEKKNKNFKLFTEPQNIDTKENANKDNTNENERLNKYNIVISRHDQTNANKKIGDTKSIIHQYNNNYYDNNKFDANCENYPFENDAYSNIYKKKKDNKLGDNPDSSPPIDMHEYSSDGTQYQAIEIKKRNKKKKEKEEWDDNNNNEDSNSDNTINKNNLENFRLPKTHPLNEENDKDESNSTESENDGEEHNNKNQSPQKKITKKVKKKIYFKDISESEENEKIKNETKFVHQNSNRKREDSVGDPYNYYDDYIGNDEKEEWEKKMKNVKQNGNEIGSLDDENQCKKCIDENGDKNLKDKNLENELYNKFYEKNGNSNWDYPNVYNLDDATEFSQLLNDNGKHEIKKLLWAINNNFGNDIEFAPIIPNLCIVLLVYFKASVVYCIIHCLIKKGIDSIRNKELPFFIYKRKDFVKYVKYVLNCFIKFLPKCYYYLRKLNFDLAAWTARCIQDGFARMLPFDFVLRIYGTYLFEGQKTLCLYCLALLKFLEDDILKCTNIEEIENILYHICMHPYLDINKLTQSAYRFKLKTKENHLQFSTKCPSPYLMNVKIKNFYRPRLNDSSRIINSFHWEKLWEKIPSNNRSLDPYLTYCTEKDGYNLHKLLDKTEKNKKKPMILILKTFESDLIGFYCPFSLNRDYNFVSLTDKSSSFLCTFNLDFKFYRWSGKNNTLMLIRDGLYIGGNDIALFIDREVKVGKTNYSESFSSPPLISNGYDFNIMDIEIWNLK, from the exons atgaaaaaaatatacaggGGAAGCAAAACAGATGAAATATTTCAGgctcaaaaaaataaatatcgccatttaattaacaaaaatcatattaacaataatatatacctTAATCTGGAAGTGTATCGAAAATGGAGAAACCTGATTATTGAT aaagatgaaaatgatcACTGGGACGACCACTCCTTAAACACGATCTTAAATGCGGACTCGAAGTCCATGGACAAAGAAATTAAGCATTTACTTAGACG AGGCGTCTCGGATTCTCTTAAGCATTTAATATGGATACGATCAAATGATgtcaattattttgtaataaattttccCCAATTTTATGAGACaactatatataacacATTTGGAGATAAAGTGCCATCAAATTTATCAAATGATTGCCCCACATTTTGTGGAGGTATATTGGGATTACAAGAAGATATTATGTGTGTGCAAACAAAAATCGAAGAATTAGAAATTGATCATAATGatgattataataattttaatattaatgattcaactagtaatatattaaaacttTTATTTAACAATCCAAAtgatatggaaaaaaaaaaagataaatatttattacctGAACATAATTTTTGGAAAGAACCTAAAACATTGAGTACTCCCAATTTTGGCATAACTACTAATAAGCcccacaaaaaaaagtttcgatatatagaaaatgtaaaaaataaaattttaaaaaataaaagaattgataattatttaagaGTAGCATCCGATTCAGTTTTACCATATTCAcgtaattttattttaaaaaatttatcaaGTAAATTTTCTAAACATAAacatgataaaaataataatggtgACATTATGAATAatgtaaatttaaatgtatATGACAATTGCAGtataaaatgtaattaCGATTTGTCTAACCGTGATCAAAGACAATATAGTAATGACATATGCAACATGATGGTATCTGAATTGGATAAGCATGACTCTAgtggaaaaataaatataacaaataaatcttctaataatgataaaacaattgaatgtgaaaaaaataacttattaaaaaattgtagtAAAACAGAAAGAGATATTCTTATTAAAGatgatattattatttttcataataatgaaacggatcaaaatagtaataaattAGATGGAACAAGTAATAATAGTTTTACTAATAGTAGAGGAGAAAGTCCTAGTATTAGTCATAATCATAGTGATAGTAATATTCATGAAGTATATTgtttaaaacataaaacaCCTGATCATCATCAAAGTTCATATCAACTTCCTACTCGTGAAAATATggataatgaaaaagaaactattgaatcaaataaatatttacacaTACAAACATACATGACTGagcaatatataattagcAAAAAACAAgcagaaaaaatgaatacagcaaaattatatttaagaacaaaaaggaaaaaaaaaaaagataatgaaaataatttatctaaaaataataaaacccCAAATAAAGGTATGAATAGGCATAATAATTCTGATTGTTCAGTATCTAGTACATCTagtgaaaattttttaaataaaaaatcgatagaaaatatttatggaaaaaaaaaacgttCTAGTTATAATCGTactaaacaatttttagaaaaaacatttaatGTAActcaatataataaaaagagtGAGAGGAAATTATCTGATCATATATCatctttattaaaaaaaagtttaaatacagattattcaaaatatcctaaattacattttataggaaaaaaaaatatttcggATCCCCTATTAACTGATGAAAGGGaatcaaatataaatgacagtaaatgtgaaaaatgtgtccaaaaaaatatgcaaaaaaaattaaagcgAAGTAAGgcttttaaaaatagtagTAATAGTAATAGTAATAGTAAAAATTTAGGTAAAGACAAATTTAAAGAGgaatacatacatataaatagttCGATTGGTCCTGactttcaaaataataaaaatatgtgggCCGGAAAAGATTGTGATTGTAATTCTATGGTAGAGCTAAGTGCTTTTAATTCAAAAGaggaatataaaaattgtgatCATATTTGTAAAAGTTTAGAAAGTCGTGAAAGATATGATTTAAAACAGAGTGAccaaaatgataaaataccTACTAATAGACGATCTATTTTTAGTAAGTTAAAATACatgttttataaaagaagAAGTACATTTGAAAATGACGATGATGATTATGTGAAATATGAACAAGATGAAGAAGAGGGTATAGTTTCTCGATATGGTAATATTCcaattgaaaattataaccctgaaatatattttccttttgaAAAAAGTTCTAAGATTGAGAGCAATACAGTTATTACAACATCTACTGcaaatgataatttaaaaaattatgattcagtagataaaacatattctttttttggtGAGTTTAAACATTATGAGGAAATAGACATCGAGAAAAGTTTACTTCCTACTGAAATAGgggagaaaaaaaataaaaattttaaattatttacagAACCCCAAAACATAGATACAAAAGAAAATGCTAACAAAGATAatacaaatgaaaatgaaagattaaataaatataatatagttATAAGTAGACATGATCAAACTAATgccaataaaaaaattggtgATACTAAATCTATTATTcatcaatataataataattattatgataataataaatttgatgCAAACTGTGAAAATTATCCATTTGAAAATGATGcatattcaaatatttataaaaaaaaaaaagacaataaATTAGGTGACAATCCAGATAGTTCGCCACCAATTGATATGCATGAATATTCTTCAGATGGTACACAATATCAAGCTattgaaattaaaaaaaggaataaaaaaaaaaaagaaaaagaggaatgggatgataataataataatgaagataGTAATTCTGATAAtactataaataaaaataacttaGAAAATTTTAGATTGCCAAAAACTCATCCcttaaatgaagaaaatgataaagatGAGAGTAACAGTACTGAAAGTGAAAATGATGGAGAagaacataataataaaaatcaatctccacaaaaaaaaataacaaagaaagtaaaaaaaaaaatatattttaaggATATTTCAGAGAGTgaggaaaatgaaaaaatcaaaaatgaAACGAAATTTGTTCATCAAAATAGTAATAGAAAAAGAGAAGACTCGGTGGGGGATccttataattattatgatgATTATATTggaaatgatgaaaaagaggaatgggaaaaaaaaatgaaaaatgtaaaacaaaatggTAATGAAATAGGCTCACTTGATGATGAAAACCagtgtaaaaaatgtattgaTGAAAATGGTGATAAAAACCTTAAAGATAAAAACCttgaaaatgaattatataataaattttatgaaaaaaatggaaatagtAATTGGGATTATCctaatgtatataatttagaTGATGCAACTGAATTTAGTCAACtattaaatgataatggtaaacatgaaataaaaaaattattatgggcaataaataataacttTGGTAATGATATAGAATTTGCACCTATTATTCCAAACTTATGTATAGTATTActtgtatattttaaagcTTCTGTAGTATATTGTATAATTCATTgcttaataaaaaaagggaTAGATAGTATACGAAATAAAGAGttaccattttttatatataaaagaaaagattttgtgaaatatgtaaaatatgtattaaattgttttattaaatttttacctaaatgttattattatttaagaaaattaaattttgattTAGCTGCTTGGACAGCTAGGTGTATACAAGATGGATTTGCAAGAATGTTACCTTTTGATTTTGTATTAAGAATATATGggacatatttatttgaaggTCAAAAGactttatgtttatattgtttagcattattaaaatttttagaggatgatattttaaaatgtacTAACATTGAAGagattgaaaatatattatatcatatttgTATGCACCCATATTtagatattaataaattaacacAATCAGCATATcgttttaaattaaaaactaAAGAAAATCATTTACAATTTTCAACAAAATGTCCATCCCCTTATTTAATGAAtgtcaaaataaaaaatttttatcgaCCAAGATTAAATGATAGTTCTCGTATTATTAATTCATTTCATTGGGAAAAGTTATGGGAAAAAATTCCAAGTAATAATAGATCTTTAGATCCATATTTGACATATTGTACGGAGAAAGATGGCTataatttacataaattattagataaaactgaaaaaaataaaaaaaaaccaatgatacttattttaaaaacatttgAATCTGATTTAATAGGATTTTATTGtcctttttcattaaatagagattataattttgttagcTTAACAGATAAAAGTTCATCTTTTCTTTGTACTTTCAATTTggattttaaattttatagatggtcaggaaaaaataatacccTTATGTTAATAAGAGATGGATTATATATAGGAGGAAATGATATTGCCTTATTTATTGATAGAGAAGTAAAGGTTggtaaaacaaattattccGAATCTTTTTCCTCACCCCCGTTAATATCCAATGGCTATGATTTCAATATTATGGACATAGAAATATggaatttaaaataa